From Montipora foliosa isolate CH-2021 chromosome 6, ASM3666993v2, whole genome shotgun sequence, a single genomic window includes:
- the LOC138008320 gene encoding tubby-related protein 3-like gives MSSSFSHSSAWTTGGPPGSVYEDDSLVVNPNSVRERKLQQQRDLMRKKQEMKRAQPGMVQANAVARPMSRHSERTPVAFGGTQLHGIDGPVTSTFPSPEPAFGGLLVNVGSEDVEPQPRTKQTTDTERKLAAMGISSSADFAEDLDEPELMSQVIAPARARTPSPSFNSVPPPTYDSATKTKKTPGNSRDSPPTTSPPTSSLNLEELEKFVFKPAPQGTSVKCRITRDKKGMDRGMYPTYFLHMEKEDGKKVFLLAGRKRKKSKTSNYLISTDATDLSRGGESFIGKLRSNLVGTKFTVFDNGVNPRKGGVMSDHSNIREEIAAIIYDTNVLGFKGPRRMTVILPGMGLDQQRIPVRPLTDNDGLVERQKNKRMENLLELHNKTPVWNDDTQSYVLNFHGRVTQASVKNFQIVMDADVDYIIMQFGRVAEDVFTMDYNYPMCALQAFAVALSSFDGKLACE, from the exons ATGTCGTCTAGTTTTAGTCATAGCAG TGCTTGGACCACGGGTGGACCCCCGGGAAG TGTGTATGAAGATGATTCCCTCGTGGTCAATCCAAACAGTGTTCGAGAAAGGAAATTACAGCAACAG AGAGACCTTATGAGGAAAAAACAGGAAATGAAACGTGCACAGCCAG GAATGGTTCAAGCCAATGCTGTAGCTCGCCCAATGTCCCGTCATTCAGAGAGAACCCCTGTTGCCTTTGGAGGAACACAATTGCATG GTATTGATGGCCCGGTTACATCAACGTTTCCCTCGCCTGAACCTGCCTTTGGAGGCTTACTGGTAAATGTTGGATCTGAAGATGTGGAACCACAACCCAGAACCAAA CAAACCACTGATACAGAACGGAAGTTAGCTGCAATGGGAATTTCGTCCAGTGCAGATTTTGCAGAGGATCTTGATGAACCAGAGCTAATGTCACAAGTCATTGCACCAGCCAGGGCAAGAACGCCATCTCCTAGCTTTAATTCAGTGCCTCCCCCCACATACGATTCTGCTACAAAGACCAAAAAG ACACCTGGAAACAGCAGAGATTCACCGCCAACTACTTCGCCTCCAACTTCGTCATTGAATCTAGAAGAActtgaaaaatttgtttttaa ACCTGCTCCACAAGGCACTTCTGTCAAATGCAGAATAACCAGAGACAAAAAAGGAATGGATAGAGGGATGTATCCAACATATTTCCTTCACATGGAGAAAGAGGATGGCAAAAAG GTGTTTCTTTTGGCGGGTCGTAAGCGAAAAAAGAGCAAAACTTCTAACTATCTTATTAGTACAGATGCGACAGACCTTTCAAGAGGTGGAGAGAGTTTCATTGGAAAGTTAAG ATCCAATTTAGTAGGAACCAAGTTTACTGTGTTTGATAATGGAGTTAATCCAAGGAAAGGAGGTGTTATGTCAGACCATTCAAACATTCGGGAAGAAATAGCTGCTATTATTTAT GATACAAATGTACTTGGGTTTAAAGGACCTCGTAGAATGACAGTTATTCTTCCAGGAATGGGCCTTGATCAACAGAGGATACCTGTTCGACCACTTACG GACAATGATGGTTTGGTGGAGAGGCAGAAAAACAAGAGAATGGAAAATCTTCTTGAATTACATAATAAAACGCCTGTGTGGAATGATG ATACGCAATCATACGTTCTCAACTTTCATGGAAGAGTGACACAGGCTTCTGTTAAAAACTTTCAGATTGTTATGGATGCGGATG TTGATTACATTATCATGCAGTTTGGACGAGTGGCTGAGGATGTGTTTACGATGGATTACAATTACCCAATGTGTGCTCTCCAAGCATTCGCTGTGGCACTTAGCAGTTTCGATGGAAAGCTAGCTTGTGAATAA
- the LOC138006225 gene encoding ADP-ribose glycohydrolase OARD1-like isoform X1, whose protein sequence is MDKFLVRKHKLESSVDNISNDGQRTTKFSKQQFTDVTRCKSSTDKLCEKHGDLFSCPDNESLAHCISADARMGKGIAVIFKKKFGGVDDIKSQGQKPGGVAILKRGGRYVYYLVTKEKYFHKPTYDTLQSSLEAMKDHCISHGVTSLSMPRIGCGLDGLQWSRVQDIIDKVFQETDIRVTVYTL, encoded by the exons ATGGACAAGTTCTTGGTAAG AAAACACAAGCTGGAGTCTAGTGTTGACAACATCAGCAATGACGGCCAAAGGACTACAAAGTTCAGCAAACAGCAG TTTACTGATGTCACTAGATGCAAGTCATCCACAGACAAGTTGTGTGAAAAGCATGGGGATTTATTTTCTTGTCCAGACAATGAATCCCTGGCTCACTGCATAAGTGCAGATGCCAGAATGGGTAAAGGAATAGCAGTCATCTTCAAGAAAAAATTTGGGGGAGTAGATGACATCAAATCTCAAG GGCAGAAGCCAGGAGGTGTGGCAATCCTGaaaagaggaggcagatatgtGTATTACTTG GTTACCAAGGAAAAGTATTTTCACAAGCCAACATACGACACATTGCAGTCATCTTTAGAAGCAATGAAAGACCACTGTATCAGTCATGGTGTAACAAGCTTGTCCATGCCAAGGATTGGTTGTGGCTTAGATGGCCTGCAGTGGTCCAGAGTCCAAGATATCATAGATAAAGTCTTTCAAGAGACAGATATCAGAGTGACAGTATACACTTTATAG
- the LOC138006225 gene encoding ADP-ribose glycohydrolase OARD1-like isoform X2, with protein MTAKGLQSSANSRCKSSTDKLCEKHGDLFSCPDNESLAHCISADARMGKGIAVIFKKKFGGVDDIKSQGQKPGGVAILKRGGRYVYYLVTKEKYFHKPTYDTLQSSLEAMKDHCISHGVTSLSMPRIGCGLDGLQWSRVQDIIDKVFQETDIRVTVYTL; from the exons ATGACGGCCAAAGGACTACAAAGTTCAGCAAACAGCAG ATGCAAGTCATCCACAGACAAGTTGTGTGAAAAGCATGGGGATTTATTTTCTTGTCCAGACAATGAATCCCTGGCTCACTGCATAAGTGCAGATGCCAGAATGGGTAAAGGAATAGCAGTCATCTTCAAGAAAAAATTTGGGGGAGTAGATGACATCAAATCTCAAG GGCAGAAGCCAGGAGGTGTGGCAATCCTGaaaagaggaggcagatatgtGTATTACTTG GTTACCAAGGAAAAGTATTTTCACAAGCCAACATACGACACATTGCAGTCATCTTTAGAAGCAATGAAAGACCACTGTATCAGTCATGGTGTAACAAGCTTGTCCATGCCAAGGATTGGTTGTGGCTTAGATGGCCTGCAGTGGTCCAGAGTCCAAGATATCATAGATAAAGTCTTTCAAGAGACAGATATCAGAGTGACAGTATACACTTTATAG